One Trichosurus vulpecula isolate mTriVul1 chromosome 7, mTriVul1.pri, whole genome shotgun sequence genomic region harbors:
- the HES7 gene encoding transcription factor HES-7 isoform X2, protein MVTRDRAENRDSPKMLKPLVEKRRRDRINRSLEELRLLLLERTRDQNLRNPKVEKAEILEFAVGYLRDRSRAEPPGDPRSLTQDSEALTSCYLSGFRECLLRLAAYVHEANPASRAQLLSTLHSYLRPKLSRPEPGAGEPRCPPPRPTLDPAALPPGSMPTPAHHHPPLPPTSPRSAWSQTLSTTWPRNLGSRAPHTGLRPPQRQERAPPGGKSPPAPPPAFWRPWP, encoded by the exons ATGGTGACCCGGGATCGAGCAGAGAACAGAGATAGTCCCAAg ATGCTGAAACCGCTAGTGGAGAAGCGGCGCCGGGATCGTATCAATCGGAGCCTAGAGGAGCTTAGGCTGCTGTTGCTGGAGAGGACCCGGGACCAG AACCTCCGGAACCCGAAAGTGGAGAAGGCTGAGATCCTGGAATTCGCCGTAGGCTACTTGAGGGACCGGAGCCGGGCCGAGCCCCCGG GCGACCCCCGATCCCTCACCCAGGACTCCGAGGCGCTGACCAGCTGCTACCTGTCCGGCTTCCGCGAGTGCCTCCTCCGTCTGGCAGCCTACGTCCACGAAGCCAACCCGGCATCGCGAGCCCAGCTCCTCTCCACCCTTCACAGCTACCTGCGGCCCAAGCTGAGCCGGCCGGAGCCCGGCGCTGGGGAGCCCCGCTGCCCGCCCCCTCGCCCCACGTTGGACCCCGCCGCCCTGCCGCCAGGCTCGATGCCGACCCCCGCCCACCAtcaccctcccctgccccccaccagcCCCCGCTCCGCCTGGTCGCAGACGCTCAGCACAACCTGGCCGAGGAACCTGGGCTCACGGGCGCCGCACACGGGACTCCGCCCTCCACAGAGACAAGAGAGGGCGCCGCCGGGGGGCAAGTCCCCGCCTGCCCCACCGCCCGCCTTCTGGAGACCTTGGCCTTGa
- the HES7 gene encoding transcription factor HES-7 isoform X1, producing the protein MVTRDRAENRDSPKMLKPLVEKRRRDRINRSLEELRLLLLERTRDQNLRNPKVEKAEILEFAVGYLRDRSRAEPPASPAPGDPRSLTQDSEALTSCYLSGFRECLLRLAAYVHEANPASRAQLLSTLHSYLRPKLSRPEPGAGEPRCPPPRPTLDPAALPPGSMPTPAHHHPPLPPTSPRSAWSQTLSTTWPRNLGSRAPHTGLRPPQRQERAPPGGKSPPAPPPAFWRPWP; encoded by the exons ATGGTGACCCGGGATCGAGCAGAGAACAGAGATAGTCCCAAg ATGCTGAAACCGCTAGTGGAGAAGCGGCGCCGGGATCGTATCAATCGGAGCCTAGAGGAGCTTAGGCTGCTGTTGCTGGAGAGGACCCGGGACCAG AACCTCCGGAACCCGAAAGTGGAGAAGGCTGAGATCCTGGAATTCGCCGTAGGCTACTTGAGGGACCGGAGCCGGGCCGAGCCCCCGG CATCCCCGGCTCCAGGCGACCCCCGATCCCTCACCCAGGACTCCGAGGCGCTGACCAGCTGCTACCTGTCCGGCTTCCGCGAGTGCCTCCTCCGTCTGGCAGCCTACGTCCACGAAGCCAACCCGGCATCGCGAGCCCAGCTCCTCTCCACCCTTCACAGCTACCTGCGGCCCAAGCTGAGCCGGCCGGAGCCCGGCGCTGGGGAGCCCCGCTGCCCGCCCCCTCGCCCCACGTTGGACCCCGCCGCCCTGCCGCCAGGCTCGATGCCGACCCCCGCCCACCAtcaccctcccctgccccccaccagcCCCCGCTCCGCCTGGTCGCAGACGCTCAGCACAACCTGGCCGAGGAACCTGGGCTCACGGGCGCCGCACACGGGACTCCGCCCTCCACAGAGACAAGAGAGGGCGCCGCCGGGGGGCAAGTCCCCGCCTGCCCCACCGCCCGCCTTCTGGAGACCTTGGCCTTGa